A window from Pseudoliparis swirei isolate HS2019 ecotype Mariana Trench chromosome 17, NWPU_hadal_v1, whole genome shotgun sequence encodes these proteins:
- the lrrc18a gene encoding leucine-rich repeat-containing protein 18 gives MPKGNGAKGEKLTLKVIKKAIRMTLDGRRRLTLSNMGITIFPKCVLKLTNVDELDLSRNLIQKLPDNIGSFWSLRLLDLHSNKLESVPESIGNLVGLTHLNLSNNRLISAGLPSSLGSLTGLKSLNLGMNQLDSLPPTMEALDGLQELGIFDNLFINLPEFLKVLRNLTKVNMKRNPLSYVQGDSEGMHKEQSQAEEDVYLVHESSLCRTCLKRCQEQRDGFTGGGGRGGGEGGGEVFEEITIRIYHGLMVPNSVASVNQDVWRISKVEHKPTNDQTASQTIVQVE, from the coding sequence ATGCCCAAAGGGAACGGAGCCAAAGGAGAAAAGCTGACCCTCAAGGTTATCAAAAAGGCAATACGGATGACCCTGGATGGACGTCGCAGACTCACCCTTAGCAACATGGGCATAACCATCTTCCCAAAGTGTGTCCTAAAACTGACCAACGTGGACGAGTTGGACCTCAGCCGCAACCTGATACAGAAACTCCCAGATAACATTGGGAGCTTCTGGTCATTGAGATTGTTGGATCTACACAGCAATAAACTGGAATCTGTGCCCGAGTCCATCGGCAACCTGGTGGGACTGACCCACCTCAACCTCTCCAACAACCGGCTAATCTCTGCAGGATTACCGTCCTCGTTAGGTTCTCTCACCGGCCTGAAGAGTCTTAATCTGGGAATGAACCAGCTCGACAGCCTGCCTCCCACTATGGAGGCTCTAGATGGTCTTCAAGAGTTAGGTATTTTTGATAACCTCTTCATCAACCTACCAGAGTTTTTAAAAGTCCTACGCAACCTCACAAAGGTGAACATGAAACGAAATCCTCTATCGTATGTTCAGGGGGATAGTGAGGGGATGCACAAGGAACAATCACAAGCAGAGGAAGATGTGTATCTGGTCCATGAGAGCAGCCTGTGTAGGACATGCCTCAAGAGATGTCAAGAACAGAGGGACGGAtttacaggaggaggaggaagaggaggaggagaaggaggtggtgaAGTGTTTGAGGAGATAACGATAAGGATTTATCACGGATTGATGGTGCCAAACTCTGTGGCTTCAGTCAATCAAGATGTGTGGAGAATAAGCAAGGTGGAACACAAGCCAACAAATGACCAAACAGCCTCACAAACTATCGTACAAGTGGAATGA